Proteins encoded in a region of the Chryseobacterium piperi genome:
- a CDS encoding C1 family peptidase, whose protein sequence is MKNNKFASLLFVLSAGSMMFAQDDLINKLKNNQSQNANFKFTTLKDVGATSVKNQGSSGTCWSYSGNSFLESEMQRMGKKPVDLAEIFTARNSYHDKAKLYVLNNGAISWGDGGELHDVINMYKKYGAVPQEVYTGLKAGQTKNDFKEMQGKIKPVLDSLVQASSKGKLSDNWMSSVDVILDEYLGKVPANFTYNGKSYTPKTFANEVVGINPEDYVELSSYKDYPYYQKFVVPIPDNWSHDSDWNVPMKDITAIVDNAVSKGYSIGWATDVSEPYFSYKNGVAYVPDVDLDQITPEVKKELFTEPKKDKTITEDMRQKALNNLSTTDDHGMHIVGLAKDQSGKEYYMVKNSWGVTNDFEGYIYVTRPYVEYKSTAILVHKNAIPKNILKQLKPSKNIGL, encoded by the coding sequence ATGAAAAATAACAAATTTGCCTCATTACTTTTTGTTTTGTCTGCAGGAAGTATGATGTTCGCACAGGATGACTTGATCAACAAGTTAAAAAACAATCAATCACAAAATGCTAATTTTAAATTTACCACTTTAAAGGATGTTGGCGCAACTTCAGTAAAGAATCAGGGGTCTTCAGGAACCTGCTGGAGCTATTCAGGAAACTCTTTCCTTGAGTCAGAAATGCAGCGTATGGGTAAAAAGCCTGTAGATCTGGCAGAAATTTTCACGGCAAGAAATTCTTACCACGATAAAGCAAAGTTATATGTTTTAAATAACGGAGCGATCAGCTGGGGTGATGGCGGAGAATTACATGACGTTATCAATATGTATAAAAAATACGGTGCTGTTCCACAGGAAGTGTATACAGGACTAAAAGCCGGACAAACTAAGAATGACTTTAAAGAGATGCAGGGTAAAATCAAACCTGTTTTAGACAGTTTGGTGCAAGCGTCTTCCAAAGGGAAACTTTCCGATAACTGGATGTCCTCTGTTGATGTTATTTTAGATGAATACCTTGGAAAAGTTCCTGCTAACTTTACCTATAATGGAAAATCTTACACTCCGAAAACATTTGCCAATGAAGTCGTAGGAATCAACCCGGAAGATTATGTTGAATTATCCTCGTATAAAGATTATCCGTATTATCAAAAATTCGTAGTTCCTATTCCTGATAACTGGAGCCACGATTCTGACTGGAATGTTCCTATGAAAGACATTACGGCAATCGTAGACAACGCAGTTTCTAAAGGATATTCAATCGGTTGGGCAACGGATGTATCTGAGCCTTACTTCTCTTACAAAAATGGAGTGGCATATGTTCCGGATGTAGATTTGGATCAGATTACTCCAGAAGTTAAAAAAGAACTGTTTACAGAGCCTAAAAAAGATAAAACGATCACAGAAGATATGCGTCAGAAAGCGCTTAATAATCTTTCAACAACTGATGATCATGGAATGCATATCGTAGGATTAGCAAAAGATCAAAGTGGAAAAGAATATTATATGGTTAAAAACTCATGGGGAGTAACCAATGATTTTGAAGGATATATTTATGTGACAAGACCTTATGTTGAGTATAAATCAACAGCAATACTGGTTCACAAGAATGCAATTCCAAAAAATATTTTAAAGCAATTGAAGCCATCTAAAAATATTGGCTTATAA
- a CDS encoding MFS transporter, with protein sequence MKKLIPKLSFWQIWNMNVGFFGIQYSFGLQQTAVNPLYSFLGAHAEQLPILNLAGPVTGLLIQPLIGAISDKTWSAKWGRRKPFFLLGALFCSLALFAFPFSSTIWMAAGLLWILDAANNTAMEPYRAFIGDKLPEEQQTFGFQMQSLFVGAGITLANLSLFVFQKYLGGDSESGGIPVWVYYSFFLGSFCSIASVVWSVYKTPEIPPTDEELAKLKADKEHSTLFTPFIEIFTAIMNMPKILWQLALVYLFQWYALFCYWQFVTPMIKQTLYGVSEKDEEKASRILELSKSGSILSKSDLLWAKNIAHLVETAVGQTGLMNGFYNFITMISALILIPFAMKFSSKNVYAVCLFFTGISLLSLPFIKSETLILLPMVLFGIGWASMMGLPYSMVSPSIPSDKRGVYMGVINMMIVIPMLMQTVSFGFIFKNFLGNNPSNAILTAGALFILAAISVTYIKVRMVKPLNR encoded by the coding sequence ATGAAAAAATTGATTCCCAAACTTAGTTTTTGGCAGATATGGAATATGAATGTCGGATTCTTCGGAATTCAGTACAGCTTTGGATTACAGCAAACTGCTGTCAATCCCCTGTACTCTTTTCTTGGAGCCCATGCTGAGCAATTACCTATTCTTAATCTGGCGGGACCTGTTACCGGATTATTGATTCAACCGCTAATCGGTGCAATAAGTGATAAAACCTGGAGTGCGAAATGGGGACGCAGAAAACCTTTTTTTCTGCTGGGTGCCTTATTTTGCAGTTTAGCTTTATTTGCTTTTCCTTTTAGCTCTACGATATGGATGGCTGCCGGACTTTTATGGATTCTGGACGCAGCCAATAATACGGCCATGGAACCTTACAGGGCTTTTATTGGGGATAAATTACCCGAAGAACAGCAAACATTCGGATTTCAAATGCAAAGCCTTTTTGTAGGGGCAGGAATCACTTTAGCCAATCTATCTCTCTTCGTTTTCCAAAAATATCTGGGCGGAGATTCCGAATCGGGTGGAATTCCGGTCTGGGTGTATTATTCCTTCTTTTTAGGTTCTTTTTGCTCTATTGCTTCAGTCGTTTGGTCAGTATACAAAACCCCGGAAATCCCTCCTACAGATGAAGAGCTTGCCAAATTGAAAGCAGACAAAGAACACAGTACTCTATTCACTCCATTTATTGAAATTTTTACGGCTATAATGAATATGCCTAAAATACTTTGGCAGTTGGCCTTAGTATATCTTTTTCAATGGTACGCGCTGTTTTGTTATTGGCAGTTTGTTACACCGATGATCAAACAAACCCTTTATGGGGTTTCTGAGAAGGATGAAGAAAAAGCCAGCCGGATTCTTGAACTCTCGAAAAGTGGTTCAATTCTATCGAAAAGTGATTTATTATGGGCAAAGAACATCGCTCATTTGGTAGAAACAGCAGTGGGACAAACGGGTCTTATGAATGGTTTCTACAATTTTATCACCATGATATCAGCACTCATCCTAATTCCTTTTGCCATGAAGTTTTCTTCGAAAAACGTATATGCCGTTTGTCTTTTCTTTACCGGAATATCCTTATTATCATTGCCTTTTATAAAAAGTGAAACTTTAATATTGTTGCCAATGGTTTTATTTGGAATTGGCTGGGCATCAATGATGGGACTGCCCTATTCAATGGTTTCCCCATCTATTCCTTCAGATAAAAGAGGAGTATATATGGGAGTAATCAATATGATGATTGTTATTCCTATGTTGATGCAAACCGTTTCCTTTGGCTTTATCTTTAAAAATTTCCTGGGAAACAACCCTTCAAATGCTATTCTGACTGCAGGAGCTTTATTTATTTTAGCAGCTATATCGGTGACTTATATAAAGGTACGAATGGTGAAACCGCTAAATCGTTAA
- a CDS encoding uridine kinase family protein, giving the protein MIGDVIELQEKHLLTAESMYHIIEQKLPFASNNKLTIGICGESGSGKSITAFALQKVMEQNGVTAMVLQMDDYFKLPPKDNHENRKKSLDNVGTHEVQLNSILDNLKEFKAGKAFIEKPLINYQANSVSKETVKTEDIQVLIIEGTYILDIEGFDFSIFIDRNYKDTYENRMKRNRDEQSDFIEKVLSIEHQIIRNFKDKANLILDKNYQIIMP; this is encoded by the coding sequence ATGATCGGAGATGTAATAGAGCTACAGGAAAAGCATTTATTAACGGCAGAAAGTATGTATCACATTATCGAACAAAAATTACCTTTTGCTAGCAATAACAAACTGACAATAGGAATTTGCGGGGAAAGCGGAAGTGGCAAATCGATAACAGCTTTCGCCCTCCAAAAAGTAATGGAACAAAACGGGGTTACAGCTATGGTGCTCCAAATGGATGATTATTTTAAACTTCCTCCAAAAGATAATCATGAAAACCGTAAAAAAAGTCTGGATAATGTGGGTACTCATGAAGTGCAACTCAATAGTATTCTAGACAATTTGAAGGAATTTAAAGCTGGAAAAGCTTTTATCGAGAAACCTCTGATTAACTATCAGGCTAATTCTGTTTCTAAAGAAACTGTAAAAACGGAAGACATTCAGGTACTGATTATCGAAGGAACTTATATTCTGGATATTGAAGGTTTTGACTTTAGTATCTTTATTGATCGTAATTATAAAGATACTTACGAAAACCGGATGAAAAGAAACCGGGACGAACAAAGTGATTTTATAGAAAAGGTTCTTAGTATTGAACATCAGATTATCCGTAATTTTAAGGACAAAGCCAATTTAATACTTGATAAAAACTATCAAATCATAATGCCATAA
- a CDS encoding glycoside hydrolase 100 family protein, translating into MFRQKALDVIYQSITEQGILASSEQRDNYARIWSRDSMMTGITGILIKDEMIINGLEKSIITLAKHQAENGQIPSNVFDEKASYGTHAGRTDATIWWVIATCEYLRYSQNDILKEALKDKIYKALSCLKTWEFNQRGLLYSPLGGNWADEYITSGYVLYDNILRYWALKNTAEVYEDNQLATQAKATKKLIENNFRKNNIHETKYHETAYHKASEKPYFWASLNPNGYDERFDLAGNALAILLGFELDMEAFIIFLENLNKEFHHWMLPVFYPVIFPTDPDWKLLENNYSYHFKNKPYHFHNGGSWPIYLGWLCLALKERGFHEVPLKILKQYEQLLEQKGSSFKEYYSTDQLLPSGTDQLCFSASGYLLMTI; encoded by the coding sequence ATGTTTAGACAAAAAGCTTTAGATGTAATTTATCAATCTATAACGGAACAAGGAATCTTAGCTTCATCGGAGCAACGGGATAATTATGCCAGAATATGGTCCAGAGATTCTATGATGACCGGAATTACCGGTATACTCATCAAAGATGAAATGATCATCAACGGTCTTGAAAAATCTATCATAACATTAGCAAAACACCAGGCAGAAAACGGGCAGATTCCATCGAATGTCTTTGACGAAAAAGCAAGCTATGGAACGCATGCCGGAAGAACGGATGCAACAATCTGGTGGGTTATTGCCACTTGCGAATATCTCCGATATTCACAAAATGACATTTTAAAAGAAGCATTAAAAGATAAAATTTATAAGGCTCTTTCATGTCTCAAAACCTGGGAATTTAACCAGAGAGGATTGCTGTATAGCCCACTTGGTGGAAACTGGGCCGATGAATATATAACGTCAGGATATGTGCTCTATGACAATATTCTTCGCTATTGGGCCTTAAAGAATACGGCAGAAGTATATGAAGATAACCAGTTGGCTACTCAGGCCAAAGCTACTAAAAAGCTGATAGAAAATAATTTCAGAAAAAATAATATTCATGAAACAAAATACCACGAAACCGCTTATCATAAAGCATCTGAAAAACCTTATTTCTGGGCATCTCTAAATCCCAATGGATATGATGAACGTTTTGATCTTGCAGGAAATGCACTGGCCATTCTTTTAGGCTTTGAACTGGATATGGAAGCCTTTATCATCTTTTTAGAAAACCTAAACAAAGAATTTCATCATTGGATGCTTCCGGTTTTTTATCCTGTGATCTTTCCTACGGATCCTGATTGGAAATTATTGGAAAATAACTACAGCTATCATTTTAAAAACAAACCTTATCATTTTCATAATGGAGGGTCATGGCCGATATATCTCGGCTGGCTCTGCCTGGCTTTAAAGGAGAGAGGTTTTCATGAAGTTCCACTCAAAATTTTAAAACAATACGAACAGCTTCTTGAGCAAAAAGGATCAAGTTTCAAAGAGTATTATTCAACAGATCAATTATTACCTTCGGGTACCGATCAACTATGCTTTTCAGCCTCAGGATACTTACTTATGACAATTTAG
- a CDS encoding TonB-dependent receptor domain-containing protein — translation MESKVIKKLLVFGTMNTAAFMFSQATTTDSLAVRDKMIDEVVITGNSNPKASIKTSTSISTLKPADIINAAPRSTAEIFRTIPGIRAESSGGEGNSNITVRGVPVSAGGSRYLLIQEDGLPVLQFGDIAFGTQDQFTRFDTFVSRIEALRGGSASVFASNSPAGIINFITKTGEKQGGSITQQVGLNYNNFRTDIDYGTSLGKDFFIGVGGFYRGGDGPRRTGYISNNGGQFRLSLLKKFEKGSIRIYGKYLDDRTAAYMPMPIAVSGSDRNPDYTSLNSYNILTGALQSRNLTNDLTFGGNGQILKSDIRDGMHSVSKSVGLEFNYDLGSGWKLEEKARYSANDGQFLAPFPASVGSKAEILESITGYNNAVYAGTNTTVDNNAKYMKTVLFNTKLNNLNNFFNDLNITKKWDKIKLNTGVYNSIQNINLSWNWNTYLMEVSDRNARLVDVMDATGNKITDNGLLHYGVPDWGGLNRNYDTRYSVVAPHVQVELNPIEKLTLDLGVRYDFGKVSGSFAGTQNTTRIIDINQNGTIETPERSVAVVDGTVPVDYRYQIFGYSFGANYAINSHNAVFARVSQGGSASADRILFAGYNYTNNNDPALDAVKVNKLNQIEAGYKLRGSNYFLNTTLFYAKTVEANYEATTQLRTENRYQSLGVELDGYYKINKNFDIKAGMTYTHAQIKDAIDRTIIGNAPRRVPKVMYSVNPNVIIEKLSLGLFLVGSTKAYTQDINKLVMPGYVIVNPYISYKVLKNLTLNVNANNIFNALAITEAEEGTLAGTNRIIRARTLPGRTFGASIKFDF, via the coding sequence ATGGAATCCAAAGTAATTAAGAAATTGCTGGTTTTCGGAACAATGAATACCGCTGCTTTTATGTTTTCACAAGCAACTACTACAGATTCTCTTGCTGTGAGAGATAAAATGATAGATGAAGTCGTGATTACCGGTAATTCTAATCCGAAAGCTTCCATTAAAACCAGTACCTCTATTTCCACTTTAAAACCTGCAGATATCATCAATGCGGCTCCAAGAAGTACCGCTGAAATCTTTAGAACGATTCCGGGTATACGGGCAGAATCTTCGGGTGGTGAAGGAAACTCTAATATCACAGTGCGAGGTGTCCCTGTTTCTGCCGGTGGTTCAAGATACTTATTGATACAGGAAGACGGCCTTCCGGTATTGCAATTTGGAGATATTGCTTTCGGTACACAGGATCAGTTTACGAGATTTGATACTTTTGTATCCAGAATTGAAGCGTTAAGAGGGGGTTCCGCTTCTGTTTTTGCATCCAATTCACCAGCAGGTATTATCAACTTTATTACTAAAACCGGAGAAAAACAAGGTGGTAGCATTACCCAGCAGGTAGGTCTCAATTACAATAATTTTAGAACAGATATAGACTATGGAACTTCTTTAGGTAAGGATTTTTTCATAGGGGTCGGTGGATTTTACAGAGGAGGTGACGGGCCGAGAAGAACAGGCTATATTTCGAATAACGGAGGACAGTTTCGCCTTTCTTTATTAAAAAAGTTTGAGAAAGGAAGCATCCGTATATACGGGAAGTATCTGGACGACCGAACAGCAGCCTATATGCCTATGCCTATAGCCGTTTCCGGCTCTGATCGTAATCCTGACTATACGTCCCTCAACAGCTACAACATCTTAACCGGAGCTTTACAATCTCGCAACTTGACCAATGATCTGACTTTTGGAGGAAATGGACAAATCTTAAAAAGTGATATTCGTGATGGTATGCATTCTGTTTCTAAATCAGTCGGCCTAGAATTTAATTATGATTTAGGCTCTGGTTGGAAGCTGGAAGAAAAAGCAAGATATTCAGCTAATGACGGACAGTTTTTAGCTCCATTTCCAGCTTCTGTAGGAAGCAAAGCAGAAATTCTGGAGTCGATTACAGGATACAACAATGCTGTGTATGCAGGAACTAACACAACTGTAGACAACAATGCAAAGTATATGAAAACTGTATTATTTAATACCAAACTGAATAATCTCAACAACTTCTTCAATGATTTGAACATTACTAAGAAATGGGATAAAATAAAACTCAACACAGGCGTATATAACAGCATTCAGAACATCAATCTTTCTTGGAACTGGAATACTTATCTGATGGAAGTATCTGACAGAAATGCAAGACTGGTAGATGTTATGGATGCAACAGGGAACAAAATCACAGACAACGGACTATTGCATTATGGTGTACCGGATTGGGGCGGTTTGAACAGAAATTACGATACCCGATACTCAGTAGTTGCTCCTCATGTTCAGGTTGAACTTAATCCCATTGAAAAACTTACCCTGGATTTAGGAGTGAGATATGATTTCGGTAAAGTATCGGGAAGTTTTGCGGGCACTCAAAATACCACCCGTATAATCGATATCAACCAAAACGGAACTATTGAAACCCCTGAACGTTCAGTAGCTGTAGTAGATGGCACCGTTCCTGTAGATTACCGCTATCAAATTTTCGGCTACTCTTTCGGAGCCAATTATGCAATCAATTCTCATAATGCTGTTTTTGCAAGAGTTAGCCAGGGAGGCAGTGCTTCGGCAGACAGAATTTTATTTGCTGGATATAATTACACCAATAATAATGATCCTGCCTTGGATGCAGTGAAAGTAAACAAGCTTAATCAGATTGAAGCCGGTTATAAACTAAGAGGATCCAACTACTTTCTAAATACTACTCTTTTCTATGCTAAAACTGTAGAAGCTAATTACGAGGCCACAACACAACTAAGAACTGAAAACAGGTACCAATCACTTGGAGTAGAACTTGACGGGTACTACAAAATCAATAAAAATTTTGATATCAAAGCCGGAATGACCTATACTCATGCACAAATCAAAGATGCAATCGATAGAACCATTATTGGAAATGCCCCGAGAAGAGTCCCTAAAGTGATGTACTCTGTAAACCCCAATGTCATTATCGAAAAGCTCAGCTTAGGTTTATTTTTGGTGGGTTCTACAAAGGCCTATACCCAGGATATCAACAAACTTGTTATGCCGGGTTATGTTATCGTCAATCCATACATCTCTTATAAAGTATTAAAAAATCTAACTCTAAATGTGAATGCTAATAATATTTTCAATGCCCTGGCGATTACGGAAGCAGAAGAAGGTACATTGGCTGGAACGAACAGAATCATCAGAGCAAGAACCCTGCCCGGAAGGACTTTTGGAGCAAGTATAAAGTTTGATTTCTAA
- a CDS encoding LacI family DNA-binding transcriptional regulator, translating to MKRTTIKDLAEMLHISTSTVSRALKDHPDISNSVKLKVREAAETFNYVPNDFAINFRKKSSKVIGLIVPSISMFFIPSIIKGISSVLNKKGYHFFILSSEDSYEIERENIQTCINSRVDGILISLTKETKDFKHFEKMNEMEVPVVIFDKIIPQDLYDSVIFDNEKNAELSAKKLIQHGCKKILAIFGDESLGITQTRKESFLNTLQSIPEIQCKTIYCESPESVKEKLDIILEYDQFDGFFAMSDETLAGLHSSLVKKKLDTTHIKVVAISEGTLPKYLDESYEYQINDGCEMGMIAASALISRIQKKEEEDVILVPKTFYI from the coding sequence ATGAAAAGAACTACCATAAAAGACCTTGCAGAAATGCTTCATATAAGTACTTCCACTGTTTCCAGAGCTTTGAAAGACCATCCTGATATCAGTAACTCTGTAAAGCTCAAGGTAAGGGAGGCGGCAGAAACATTTAATTATGTTCCTAATGACTTTGCGATTAATTTCAGGAAGAAATCCTCTAAAGTGATCGGCCTTATTGTTCCATCCATATCCATGTTTTTTATTCCTTCTATTATCAAAGGAATTTCTTCGGTACTTAATAAAAAAGGATATCATTTCTTTATTTTATCTTCTGAAGATTCCTATGAGATTGAGCGGGAAAATATTCAAACCTGTATTAATTCCAGAGTAGATGGTATTCTTATTTCCTTAACCAAAGAGACCAAAGATTTTAAACATTTTGAGAAAATGAATGAGATGGAGGTTCCTGTTGTCATTTTTGATAAGATTATTCCTCAGGATCTTTATGATTCTGTCATTTTTGATAATGAAAAGAATGCAGAATTATCTGCAAAAAAACTGATTCAGCATGGGTGTAAAAAAATATTGGCCATTTTTGGAGATGAAAGCCTCGGAATCACACAGACCAGAAAAGAATCTTTTTTGAACACCTTACAAAGTATTCCTGAAATCCAGTGTAAAACAATATATTGTGAATCTCCTGAATCGGTAAAAGAAAAACTTGACATTATTTTGGAGTATGATCAGTTTGATGGCTTTTTCGCTATGAGTGACGAGACTCTGGCAGGGCTTCACAGTTCTTTGGTCAAAAAAAAATTGGATACAACCCATATCAAAGTTGTTGCGATAAGTGAAGGGACCTTGCCTAAATATCTTGATGAATCTTATGAATATCAGATTAATGACGGATGCGAAATGGGAATGATAGCAGCATCTGCACTGATTAGCAGAATTCAGAAGAAAGAAGAGGAGGATGTGATCCTTGTTCCGAAGACATTTTATATATAG
- a CDS encoding GbsR/MarR family transcriptional regulator, with protein sequence MKLSEAKEKYIQTWGTFATNWGINRTMAQVHALLLASGKPLSTDEVMEQLEISRGNANMNLRALMDWGIVKKEFVKGDRKEYFIAEKDVWFLFKQITKERRKREIEPVISFLEELKGIEDKDSEEAKEFIKLMDDFSSVTGKINNIMDLAIKSDDHWLVGKITNLLK encoded by the coding sequence ATGAAACTTTCAGAAGCCAAAGAAAAATACATTCAAACCTGGGGAACATTTGCTACCAATTGGGGGATCAATCGTACCATGGCACAGGTGCATGCTTTGCTTTTGGCAAGTGGAAAACCTCTTTCTACTGATGAGGTAATGGAACAGCTGGAAATTTCCAGAGGAAATGCCAATATGAATTTACGTGCTTTAATGGATTGGGGTATTGTAAAGAAAGAATTTGTAAAAGGAGATCGAAAAGAATATTTCATTGCAGAGAAAGATGTATGGTTTCTTTTCAAACAGATTACAAAGGAACGCAGAAAAAGAGAGATTGAGCCTGTGATTTCTTTTTTGGAAGAATTGAAGGGTATTGAAGATAAAGATTCCGAAGAAGCAAAGGAGTTCATTAAATTAATGGATGACTTCAGTAGCGTAACCGGAAAAATTAATAATATTATGGATTTGGCGATAAAAAGTGATGATCACTGGCTCGTAGGAAAGATTACCAATTTATTAAAATAG
- a CDS encoding SRPBCC family protein: MSRIYLETIIEADIHTVFDLARDIDLHQKSTSKTNEKAIEGRTHGLIELNETVTWRAQHLGVYQTHTSKIVSMEKPYQFTDVMLKGTFKFFGHQHIFEEKGKNTVMIDILEFESPLGIIGKLFNKVFLKNYLKDFLLERNAIIKKIAEL; encoded by the coding sequence ATGTCTAGAATTTATTTAGAAACTATTATTGAGGCAGATATTCATACAGTTTTTGATCTGGCAAGAGATATTGATCTACATCAGAAATCAACATCTAAAACTAATGAAAAAGCTATTGAAGGACGTACACACGGACTCATTGAATTGAATGAAACGGTAACCTGGCGAGCCCAACATTTAGGAGTTTATCAAACCCATACTTCAAAGATTGTTAGCATGGAAAAACCTTATCAATTCACAGATGTGATGTTGAAAGGAACTTTTAAATTCTTTGGACACCAGCACATTTTTGAGGAGAAAGGAAAAAACACGGTCATGATTGATATCCTCGAATTTGAATCTCCATTGGGAATTATAGGAAAACTTTTCAATAAAGTTTTCCTTAAAAATTATCTTAAAGATTTCTTATTGGAAAGAAATGCAATCATCAAAAAAATAGCTGAATTATGA
- a CDS encoding TIGR01777 family oxidoreductase yields MKIIIAGGTGFLGENLESYFEKKGDQVYILTRNPKRKNEIYWDAQTLGEWKNHLEGSDVIINLTGKSVDCRYHDKNKQEIFSSKIDSTKILQKAIDGLVNAPKVWLNASSATIYVHSEKHLNTEENGIIGDDFSMNICKSWEKEFFKVNNEQIRKVALRTSIVLGKNGGAFPKLYQVTKLGLGGKQGKGDQKVSWIHIHDFCRAVEWIIENENISGAINVTAPNPLSNEELMKKLRKSLKVPFGMEAQVWQLEIASIFLRTETELLLKSRNVYPGKLMEEGFDFSYPDIDIAFQNLL; encoded by the coding sequence ATGAAAATAATTATTGCCGGCGGTACCGGATTTCTAGGTGAAAACTTAGAAAGCTACTTCGAAAAAAAAGGAGATCAGGTCTATATTTTAACCCGAAATCCAAAACGTAAAAATGAAATATATTGGGATGCCCAAACATTAGGTGAATGGAAAAATCATCTTGAGGGTTCAGATGTTATCATCAATCTTACTGGAAAATCTGTAGACTGCAGGTATCATGATAAAAATAAACAGGAGATATTTTCCTCAAAAATTGATAGCACAAAAATTCTCCAGAAAGCAATAGATGGGCTGGTGAACGCTCCTAAGGTTTGGCTGAATGCAAGCTCAGCGACTATTTATGTTCATTCTGAAAAACATTTGAATACAGAAGAAAACGGAATTATAGGAGATGATTTTTCAATGAATATCTGTAAAAGCTGGGAAAAAGAATTTTTCAAAGTTAACAATGAACAGATAAGAAAAGTAGCATTGCGGACATCAATTGTTCTTGGCAAAAACGGAGGTGCTTTTCCTAAGCTTTATCAGGTGACAAAATTAGGATTAGGTGGAAAGCAGGGGAAAGGAGATCAGAAGGTAAGCTGGATCCACATTCATGATTTCTGTCGTGCCGTTGAATGGATTATTGAAAATGAAAATATTTCCGGAGCTATAAACGTAACAGCCCCGAACCCTCTATCTAATGAGGAATTAATGAAAAAATTAAGGAAGAGTTTGAAAGTTCCTTTTGGAATGGAAGCACAGGTCTGGCAGCTGGAAATTGCCTCTATTTTCCTAAGGACAGAGACTGAGCTATTATTGAAAAGCCGGAATGTTTATCCTGGAAAATTAATGGAAGAAGGTTTTGATTTCTCATATCCGGATATTGATATTGCATTTCAGAATTTGCTTTGA